Proteins from a single region of Candidatus Thermodiscus eudorianus:
- the rpoA1 gene encoding DNA-directed RNA polymerase subunit A' produces MSEERFILSGIKFGALPPFEISRMARVTITRPELYESDGTPVMGGPRDPHFGAIEPGEVCPVCGNRRDNCPGHFGKIDLARPVLIPYYSDHVNAVLQGTCRSCSRILIPEEQAKRQLRILRTLKSKWPQLAKNFVREVRKQAAQNSICPYCGAKQYRIRYIRPVVFYEERPEGEIRLTPIEIRDRLEKVRNEDAELLGLDPEAARPEWMVATVLPVPPLSVRPPITLETGLKSEDDLTHALVEIIRQNERLKHYLTTSAPETMVEDAWIALQHMIAAYIDNELPNVFVLQHRGGRPLKTLAQRLKGKEGRLRGNLSGKRVNYSARTVISPDPEISINEVGVPKEIAMVLTYPLKVTPENIEEARRYILNGPYKWPGATYLVKARTKTKIDLRYHKNHKQLAETLEVGDIVERHLLDGDIVLFNRQPSLHRMSILAHRARIMPGKTFRLNPLVCPPYNADFDGDEMNLHVPRIEEAIAEAEEILLVEKNIKTPRYGGPIIGGRQDYISGAYLMTVKTRLFTEDEILELLSKAGYKGDLPEPAILYPQRLWTGKQLVSLFLPKDFSYEGKSKINAGPLSCDSHDCFHDSYIVIRGGKLLEGVFDKNAMGAEQPNNVIHTIALEYGDAKARELLDTLYKAFIKMLELRGLTLSLSDVDIPEEARKEIEKLIEEARVEIAEMIEQLRKGQLEPIPGRTPEESLEIKIINRLQELFRKSQEVAVNYMDPFNDVFIMARTGARGSETNIAQMVAMLGQQVVRGRRIHRGFRKRTLAHFKEDDLSPEAKGFVKGNFRYGLKPTEVFFHAAAGREGLVDTAVKTSQSGYMQRRLINALNDIVVLHDGTVRDAYGNLIQVKYGEDGVDPMKTYHGDPVDIDRLIEKYAHVK; encoded by the coding sequence ATGAGCGAGGAAAGGTTCATACTGTCCGGGATAAAATTCGGTGCCCTGCCACCCTTCGAGATCTCCCGGATGGCTAGGGTAACTATAACGAGGCCAGAGCTCTATGAGTCGGATGGAACCCCCGTAATGGGAGGACCCAGAGATCCGCACTTCGGGGCAATAGAACCGGGTGAGGTATGCCCGGTATGCGGTAACAGGAGAGACAATTGCCCCGGGCACTTCGGAAAGATAGACCTAGCTAGGCCCGTTTTAATTCCCTATTACTCTGACCACGTCAATGCAGTTCTACAGGGGACCTGCCGCTCATGTAGTAGGATACTGATACCTGAGGAACAGGCCAAGAGACAGCTCAGGATACTTAGGACTCTCAAGTCCAAGTGGCCTCAGCTGGCTAAGAACTTCGTGAGAGAGGTTAGAAAACAGGCCGCGCAGAATTCTATTTGCCCCTATTGCGGCGCGAAGCAATACAGGATTAGATACATCAGGCCTGTAGTTTTCTACGAGGAAAGGCCTGAGGGAGAGATCAGGCTGACCCCGATAGAGATAAGAGATAGGCTTGAGAAGGTGCGCAACGAGGATGCAGAGCTACTCGGTCTAGATCCAGAGGCCGCTAGACCCGAGTGGATGGTCGCCACGGTACTCCCAGTCCCTCCACTATCGGTTAGACCCCCTATAACGCTTGAAACAGGGCTTAAGTCGGAGGACGACCTGACTCATGCCTTGGTCGAGATAATCCGGCAGAACGAGAGGCTGAAACACTACCTCACTACGAGCGCTCCAGAAACCATGGTTGAGGACGCCTGGATAGCCCTGCAGCACATGATAGCTGCTTACATCGATAACGAGTTGCCAAACGTGTTTGTTCTACAGCACAGGGGCGGTAGGCCCTTAAAAACCCTGGCCCAGAGGCTAAAGGGTAAGGAGGGCAGGCTCAGAGGCAATCTCTCCGGGAAAAGAGTAAACTACTCCGCTAGAACAGTCATCAGCCCAGATCCAGAGATAAGCATTAACGAGGTTGGGGTTCCAAAGGAAATCGCCATGGTCCTAACCTATCCTCTAAAGGTGACGCCAGAGAATATAGAAGAGGCTAGGAGATACATCTTAAACGGGCCCTACAAGTGGCCTGGCGCCACCTATCTAGTCAAGGCCCGGACTAAGACGAAGATAGACTTGAGGTATCACAAGAACCATAAGCAGCTCGCCGAGACGCTAGAAGTAGGAGACATTGTAGAGAGACACCTACTAGATGGGGACATAGTACTCTTCAACAGGCAGCCCAGCCTACATAGAATGTCAATCCTGGCGCACAGGGCTAGGATAATGCCCGGTAAGACTTTCAGGCTCAACCCACTCGTATGCCCGCCATACAACGCTGACTTCGACGGAGACGAGATGAACCTTCACGTGCCTAGGATCGAGGAGGCGATTGCTGAAGCCGAAGAGATACTCTTGGTCGAGAAGAACATAAAGACTCCTAGGTACGGTGGGCCAATAATAGGTGGTCGCCAAGACTATATCAGTGGAGCCTACCTAATGACTGTGAAAACTAGGCTCTTCACCGAGGATGAGATACTAGAGTTATTATCGAAGGCGGGATACAAGGGAGACCTACCGGAGCCCGCCATTCTATATCCACAACGTCTGTGGACCGGCAAGCAACTGGTGAGCCTCTTCCTCCCAAAGGACTTTTCATACGAGGGTAAGTCTAAGATCAACGCAGGACCCTTGTCATGCGACAGCCACGACTGCTTCCACGATTCATACATAGTAATCCGCGGAGGCAAGTTGCTTGAGGGAGTCTTCGACAAGAACGCTATGGGGGCAGAGCAACCCAACAACGTGATACACACGATAGCTCTCGAATACGGCGATGCTAAGGCGCGAGAACTCCTAGACACCCTCTACAAGGCATTCATAAAAATGCTAGAGCTACGCGGTTTGACACTGAGCCTATCAGACGTTGACATCCCCGAGGAGGCTAGAAAGGAGATAGAGAAACTCATAGAGGAGGCTAGAGTCGAGATTGCAGAGATGATAGAACAGCTCCGGAAAGGCCAGCTGGAGCCCATACCGGGGAGAACGCCAGAAGAGAGCCTCGAAATAAAGATAATTAACAGGCTCCAAGAACTGTTTAGGAAGTCCCAGGAAGTGGCTGTAAACTATATGGACCCATTCAACGATGTCTTCATAATGGCGAGAACAGGGGCAAGGGGGAGCGAGACCAACATAGCCCAGATGGTCGCAATGCTTGGACAGCAAGTCGTTAGAGGGAGAAGAATCCACAGGGGCTTTAGAAAACGCACGCTAGCACACTTCAAGGAAGACGATCTATCACCAGAGGCTAAAGGCTTTGTTAAAGGCAACTTCCGCTACGGTCTAAAGCCAACCGAGGTATTCTTCCACGCGGCGGCCGGTAGAGAGGGGCTCGTCGATACCGCTGTTAAGACGAGTCAAAGCGGCTACATGCAGAGGAGGCTCATAAATGCATTAAACGACATAGTTGTGCTCCACGATGGCACAGTACGGGATGCCTACGGGAACCTGATCCAGGTAAAATACGGGGAAGACGGCGTCGATCCCATGAAGACCTATCACGGGGACCCCGTCGATATAGACAGGCTAATCGAGAAATACGCGCATGTAAAATGA